CAAGAAAGGGATCGTTCTCTTGGGAGGCGCATCGGCGAACTACGCGGAGCGGGACCCTGTCAGATTTGAGACTATTATCCAGGGCAAGGGACCAGGTTCCGTTGTCAGGACATCGGGTAATGAAGACAAAAAGACTGTGCTGGAGGGATTCACCATTACAAAGGGAAGAGGGACTTTCAATGCGGAGCTTTCGATATTTGTCGGTGGCGGGCTCTATGTCAATTCCTCTCCAACCATAACGAACAACAGGATAGTTTCCAACGGGGGGGATAGTACCTGGGGTGGCGGAGTGTACTTCGAAGCCGGAGAGGCGACCTTTGTTCGAAACAGAATAGAAGGAAATCTCGGAGAAGTCGGGGCAGGCATACTCTGCTACGGTGACAAATCGGCGCATTCTGTTACCGAGAATATCGTGTCACGGAACGCATCCCCGATGGGCAAGACTGATGGCGCAGGGGGCGGGATATGCGTCCTGGAAGGCGCCCATCCGGTTCTGGAGGACAATAAGATCTCAGAGAATGGAGCTCGTTGCAGGTATGGAGGGGGTGTGTGGATTTCGGGGGCAAACCCAGTTGTGTCACGGAATCTGATAAGCTCAAACAGCACAGAAGGAGGATACGGGGGCGGGCTAGGATGCCAGTGGAGCGGATGTCTCATCTCCAAGAATATTTTTGAGAAGAATTTGAGTGGAACCGGCGGCGGGATCTGGTGCTCGCAGTCAACCCCGGAGATAAGGGAAAACATCTTTGTCAGGAATGTTACCAGAGGATTTATTGCATCGGGGGGGGACGAAGTGGGTGAAACGGCCGCGCAAGGGAGAGTCGAGCTTGCTGTTGGGAAGGGCGGCGGAGTTGCCTGCCAGGACTATTCAAACGCGAGGATTGAACATAACCGTTTCGAATACAACTCGGCGATAGCCGGCGGGGCGGTCTCCGTCTTTGCGTACTCTTCTCCGATAGTAAGAGGGAATACGATGGTGAAAAAC
The sequence above is drawn from the Candidatus Eisenbacteria bacterium genome and encodes:
- a CDS encoding right-handed parallel beta-helix repeat-containing protein, giving the protein MFLFLAILVGTPNLALAKTIRVPSDQKKISSAIAKASYGDTILAASGTYEENIVLKKGIVLLGGASANYAERDPVRFETIIQGKGPGSVVRTSGNEDKKTVLEGFTITKGRGTFNAELSIFVGGGLYVNSSPTITNNRIVSNGGDSTWGGGVYFEAGEATFVRNRIEGNLGEVGAGILCYGDKSAHSVTENIVSRNASPMGKTDGAGGGICVLEGAHPVLEDNKISENGARCRYGGGVWISGANPVVSRNLISSNSTEGGYGGGLGCQWSGCLISKNIFEKNLSGTGGGIWCSQSTPEIRENIFVRNVTRGFIASGGDEVGETAAQGRVELAVGKGGGVACQDYSNARIEHNRFEYNSAIAGGAVSVFAYSSPIVRGNTMVKNRSESGWGAGIQFDGVSSPTIDRNIIANSTYGYGIYCEGRANNASISCNNVWRNAQGNYNLWQSVNGDISEDPLFCDEFEGNYYLDNDSPCRGLSACGRIGAYPVGCVQAETDTTFTTFSTQRRFKAVQSYGVSVEVVKSAILDVLRESGEEIDRVDRTIGVVDSMTGQTDPRSFLIVTKERKSVRSGIEDFCTTDVISSGPWRGLSWTINILVRTMPVVTVQVGAIMKTTESYWAGDLLPCYSSGKLERQIIEKIRKKIHPSG